In one Mycobacteroides chelonae genomic region, the following are encoded:
- a CDS encoding TetR/AcrR family transcriptional regulator, whose translation MTKNTAIQRQRTSGRLNRSLDLAILEAAFIVLAEHGYDAMSMDEIAARAGVGKAAIYRRWSSKAALTADAILHGRPSLGKLDDVPDTGSLHGDLHALYEARDYSDLEESSMLTGNLLAGIIAEAVNDSTLAEALDDLLASQTQKRMEIVFARAVERGEIARDRDLSLVYDIPLGLSLTAALKRTVIDETYMRRMVDDVILPLVQAPVDRS comes from the coding sequence ATGACGAAAAACACTGCCATCCAGCGGCAAAGAACATCCGGACGCCTGAACAGGTCCTTGGACCTCGCGATCCTGGAGGCAGCATTCATCGTGCTCGCCGAACACGGTTACGACGCGATGAGCATGGACGAGATCGCTGCGCGCGCCGGGGTCGGCAAGGCTGCCATCTACCGGCGATGGTCTTCCAAGGCGGCCCTCACCGCCGATGCGATCCTGCACGGACGGCCTTCACTGGGGAAACTCGATGACGTACCGGACACCGGGAGCTTGCACGGGGATTTGCATGCTCTATACGAGGCACGGGATTACAGCGACCTGGAAGAAAGCAGTATGCTCACCGGCAACCTGCTGGCGGGGATCATCGCCGAAGCCGTCAACGACTCCACGTTGGCGGAGGCATTGGATGATCTGCTGGCATCGCAGACTCAGAAGCGAATGGAGATCGTGTTCGCCCGAGCCGTGGAGCGCGGTGAGATTGCGCGGGATCGTGATCTATCACTCGTCTACGACATCCCGCTGGGGCTCAGCCTGACAGCGGCTCTCAAGCGAACCGTCATCGATGAGACGTACATGCGCCGCATGGTTGACGACGTGATTCTTCCCCTTGTGCAAGCTCCCGTAGATCGGTCCTGA
- a CDS encoding heavy metal translocating P-type ATPase translates to MVTVVSDAAGRLRAIATELSGDVRRAVLIEDTLLHVQGVRAVHAYPRTAAVVVWYSKASGSAEDVLDALARALEAPVPETLTREPHSFDVRNADVVRMGVGGAALVVLGLRRYPLRRPPLLGPTSRLLATAVTIFSGYPFLRGALAALRSGRSAGTDLLVSAATVASLVLRENVVALTVLWLLNIGEYLQDLTLRRTRRAIADLLSGSQDTSWVRLRDGTEVQVSTDSLAVGDEVVVHEQVAIPVDGDVVEGDAIVDQSAITGETLPVSVAAGGRVHAGSVVMRGRIVVRAAAVGGQTIIGRIITRVEQAQRDRAPIQTVGENFSRRFVPASFLLSLGTLVVTRDVRRAMTMLLVACPCAVGLSTPTAISAAIGNGARRGILVKGGSHLELAGRVDAFVFDKTGTLTIGRPVVTNIVAFEHGWEPEQVLAYAASSEIHARHPLGEAVIRSTEERHIAIPPHEECEVLVGLGMRTRADGRTLLLGSPALLTKESVRVTPEADEWVAKLRRRAETPLLLAVDGVLVGLISLRDEIRPEAAEVLQALRSSGVKRVVMLTGDHAETARAVAEELGIAEWQAEVLPEDKLQAVSRLRSDGHFVAMVGDGVNDAPALAAADIGIAMGLNGTDVAVETADVALSSDDLRKLLDVRGLGSRAVTVIRQNYAMSIAVNAIGLVIGAGGALSPVLAAILHNASSVAVVANSSRLIGYELDNRPALASVQHRPAPSALSAVET, encoded by the coding sequence ATGGTCACTGTCGTATCTGACGCGGCCGGACGTCTGCGTGCCATCGCGACTGAGTTGAGCGGTGATGTGCGGCGCGCGGTGCTGATCGAGGACACGCTGCTGCATGTACAGGGAGTTCGTGCCGTACACGCGTATCCGCGCACGGCCGCGGTGGTGGTGTGGTACTCAAAGGCAAGTGGTTCGGCCGAGGACGTCCTCGACGCGCTGGCACGCGCCCTCGAAGCTCCGGTGCCGGAAACGCTGACCCGAGAACCACATTCGTTCGATGTGCGCAATGCCGACGTGGTGCGCATGGGCGTGGGCGGGGCGGCCCTGGTAGTGCTCGGACTTCGTCGATATCCGCTGCGGCGGCCGCCGCTGCTGGGACCGACCAGTCGCCTGTTGGCAACGGCGGTCACGATTTTCAGCGGATATCCGTTCCTGCGGGGGGCGCTTGCCGCATTGCGCAGCGGCCGATCGGCAGGCACGGATCTGCTGGTTTCCGCGGCCACCGTGGCCAGCCTGGTGCTGCGCGAGAACGTGGTCGCACTGACGGTGTTGTGGCTGCTCAACATTGGCGAGTATCTGCAGGATCTGACGCTCCGGCGCACCCGTCGCGCCATCGCGGATCTGCTGTCGGGCAGTCAGGACACCTCGTGGGTCCGTCTCAGGGATGGCACCGAGGTCCAGGTCTCTACCGATTCACTGGCGGTCGGCGACGAGGTGGTGGTGCACGAGCAGGTGGCCATTCCGGTGGACGGGGACGTCGTGGAGGGTGACGCGATCGTCGACCAGTCGGCCATCACCGGCGAAACCCTGCCAGTCAGCGTCGCCGCCGGGGGGCGCGTGCATGCCGGATCGGTTGTCATGCGCGGTCGCATCGTTGTGCGTGCCGCGGCGGTGGGAGGGCAGACGATCATCGGCCGGATCATCACCCGGGTGGAGCAGGCGCAACGCGATCGGGCCCCGATTCAGACTGTCGGCGAAAACTTCTCGCGGCGATTCGTGCCGGCCTCGTTCCTGCTGTCCCTGGGCACCCTGGTGGTGACCAGGGATGTGCGGCGGGCCATGACGATGCTCTTAGTGGCCTGCCCGTGTGCGGTGGGCCTGTCTACCCCAACCGCGATTAGTGCCGCCATCGGCAACGGGGCACGCAGGGGAATCCTGGTCAAGGGCGGGTCACATCTGGAACTGGCCGGCAGAGTAGACGCGTTCGTGTTCGACAAGACCGGAACGCTCACCATCGGACGTCCGGTGGTGACGAACATCGTTGCCTTCGAACACGGCTGGGAACCCGAGCAGGTGCTCGCGTACGCGGCAAGCTCGGAGATCCACGCGCGGCACCCTTTGGGGGAGGCGGTTATTCGCTCGACCGAGGAACGCCACATCGCAATCCCGCCACACGAAGAGTGCGAAGTGCTCGTTGGCCTGGGGATGCGCACCAGAGCCGATGGGCGGACCCTGCTGCTGGGCAGCCCCGCACTGCTGACCAAGGAGAGCGTCCGGGTGACTCCGGAAGCCGATGAGTGGGTGGCCAAGCTCCGTCGCCGCGCCGAGACTCCGCTTCTGCTGGCGGTCGACGGTGTACTCGTCGGTCTGATCAGCCTGCGCGACGAGATCCGTCCCGAGGCCGCCGAGGTGCTGCAGGCGCTACGGTCCTCGGGTGTCAAACGGGTGGTCATGCTGACCGGTGATCACGCTGAAACGGCGCGTGCGGTGGCCGAGGAACTGGGTATCGCGGAGTGGCAGGCCGAGGTGCTGCCCGAGGACAAACTCCAGGCTGTGAGTCGGCTCCGAAGCGACGGGCATTTTGTCGCGATGGTCGGTGACGGGGTCAACGACGCACCGGCGCTGGCGGCGGCTGATATCGGAATCGCGATGGGACTCAACGGAACCGATGTGGCTGTGGAAACCGCTGATGTTGCCCTGTCCAGTGACGATCTGCGCAAGCTGCTCGATGTACGGGGTCTGGGCAGCCGGGCCGTGACCGTCATCCGGCAGAACTACGCCATGTCTATTGCCGTCAACGCGATCGGGCTGGTGATCGGTGCCGGGGGCGCGCTCTCGCCGGTTCTGGCCGCAATTCTGCACAACGCGTCCTCGGTCGCGGTGGTCGCCAATAGCTCGCGTCTTATCGGCTATGAACTCGACAATCGCCCCGCACTCGCGTCGGTGCAACATCGGCCCGCGCCGTCGGCCCTGTCCGCAGTGGAGACGTGA
- a CDS encoding DUF1490 family protein, with product MVWHAVLAKAASTVVTGAVGVAAYEVARKAAAKVPVRDASVTVASWGLRGVRKAEEGAERARLAIGDVVAEARERIGEEAPPPVVGESGHDHEH from the coding sequence ATGGTATGGCACGCAGTACTAGCGAAGGCCGCATCGACGGTGGTAACCGGTGCGGTGGGAGTCGCCGCTTACGAGGTTGCGCGCAAGGCCGCCGCCAAGGTTCCCGTCCGTGACGCCAGTGTCACCGTTGCCTCCTGGGGGCTGCGCGGTGTGCGTAAGGCCGAGGAAGGCGCCGAACGTGCACGACTGGCGATCGGTGATGTTGTCGCGGAGGCTCGCGAGCGCATCGGGGAAGAGGCCCCGCCGCCCGTGGTAGGAGAATCCGGTCACGACCACGAGCACTGA
- a CDS encoding MspA family porin: MIARLICTGFFLAAAGLTEVATAVAEPKDMAPQLYSKTTRDGWHLEIRLDNERVNSVPNLAGAANSREAFITLSGTATATGGANPITDSLFLIGYQLGCQSDVSSGLQIGGSAGVAPSVNVGVLPLQTVGVGGSAGVSGFVQTVLQPGVIVNLPLGNMVLSSGNTGALDLDNVHVKADACGGDVTIRSFASLRVSTGFGHTEFAIYGDPIKI, from the coding sequence ATGATTGCGCGCCTTATATGCACAGGCTTCTTCCTGGCCGCGGCGGGGCTAACCGAGGTGGCCACGGCCGTCGCGGAGCCAAAAGATATGGCACCGCAGCTATATTCGAAGACCACGCGCGATGGATGGCATCTTGAGATCCGGCTGGACAACGAACGTGTCAATTCGGTGCCCAACCTGGCCGGGGCCGCCAACTCACGCGAGGCCTTCATTACGCTCTCGGGCACCGCGACCGCGACCGGTGGTGCCAACCCGATTACCGATAGCCTCTTCCTCATTGGCTATCAGCTCGGTTGCCAGTCCGACGTGTCATCCGGATTGCAGATCGGCGGATCTGCTGGCGTGGCGCCGTCAGTGAACGTTGGCGTGCTTCCGCTGCAAACAGTGGGCGTTGGTGGCAGTGCCGGAGTGAGCGGCTTTGTGCAAACGGTGTTGCAACCAGGCGTCATTGTCAATCTGCCGCTGGGCAATATGGTGTTGTCGTCGGGCAATACAGGGGCGTTGGATCTGGACAACGTGCACGTGAAGGCCGATGCCTGCGGAGGGGATGTCACTATTCGGTCCTTTGCCTCACTGCGTGTGTCCACCGGATTCGGTCACACCGAGTTCGCCATCTACGGCGACCCGATCAAGATCTGA
- a CDS encoding cobyrinate a,c-diamide synthase has translation MGSASVPAVVIAAPASGSGKTTVATGLMGALRRAGHAVAPFKVGPDYIDPGYHSLATGKPGRNLDSVLVGSELIGPLFRHGAHGADIAVVEGVMGLFDGRITDEKGSTAEVAGLLNAPVVLVVDVKGHSQSLAALLHGFVVYAAEAGIRIAGVILNRVGSARHRAILTAAADRAGLSVLGALPRTEKLSVPSRHLGLVTAIEHGQAALDAVDAMTHLVAEHVDLPAIVAAARSDVATVAWDPVDVVGAPVAGEPVVALAAGHAFTFGYAEHRELLAAAGAVVAEFDPRRDALPDETSALVLPGGFPEQFATDLSSNEPLRQQVRDMSGPIHAECAGLTYLCNDLDGAPMCGVIDAQARFTDSLTLGYREAVSITGSTLFDEGERLSGHEFHRTTVDYRDDTRQPAWAWGAVGGIRREGVVAGEGRIHASYLHTHPAANASAVARFVSRAAT, from the coding sequence GTGGGGTCCGCTAGCGTTCCCGCGGTCGTGATTGCCGCTCCCGCCTCGGGAAGCGGGAAGACCACGGTGGCCACGGGTTTGATGGGCGCGTTGCGACGGGCCGGGCACGCGGTGGCCCCGTTCAAGGTGGGGCCGGATTACATCGATCCCGGATATCACAGCCTGGCGACCGGTAAGCCGGGCCGCAACCTCGACAGCGTGCTGGTGGGTTCGGAGTTGATCGGCCCGTTGTTCCGCCACGGCGCGCACGGCGCGGATATCGCTGTGGTGGAAGGGGTCATGGGTCTCTTCGATGGGCGTATCACCGATGAAAAGGGCTCTACGGCCGAGGTCGCGGGCCTCCTGAACGCGCCGGTGGTGTTGGTCGTGGATGTGAAGGGGCACAGCCAGAGCCTGGCGGCACTGTTGCACGGATTCGTGGTGTACGCCGCGGAGGCGGGCATCAGGATCGCTGGCGTGATCCTCAACCGGGTTGGTTCGGCACGGCATCGGGCGATCCTCACGGCGGCGGCCGATCGTGCCGGACTATCGGTACTGGGTGCGCTGCCGCGTACCGAGAAGTTGTCGGTTCCTTCGCGCCACCTGGGGCTGGTGACGGCTATCGAACATGGCCAGGCTGCCCTCGACGCGGTGGACGCGATGACCCACTTGGTCGCCGAACATGTGGACCTGCCCGCGATCGTCGCTGCCGCGCGTAGCGACGTGGCGACGGTTGCGTGGGATCCGGTGGACGTTGTCGGCGCCCCGGTGGCCGGCGAGCCGGTGGTCGCGTTGGCGGCGGGTCATGCGTTCACGTTCGGATATGCCGAGCATCGTGAGCTGTTGGCCGCGGCGGGTGCGGTGGTAGCCGAGTTCGACCCGCGCCGTGATGCCCTGCCCGACGAGACCTCAGCTCTGGTGCTCCCGGGAGGATTCCCGGAACAGTTCGCCACCGATCTGTCGTCCAATGAGCCACTGCGTCAACAGGTCCGTGACATGTCCGGACCGATACACGCCGAATGCGCGGGCCTCACCTACCTGTGCAACGACCTCGACGGGGCTCCGATGTGTGGCGTGATCGACGCGCAAGCCCGCTTCACCGACTCACTTACCCTCGGATACCGCGAGGCGGTCTCGATCACCGGCTCCACCCTCTTTGATGAGGGAGAACGGTTGAGCGGGCATGAGTTTCATCGCACCACGGTCGACTACCGCGACGACACCCGACAGCCCGCCTGGGCCTGGGGCGCTGTCGGCGGCATCCGCCGCGAGGGCGTGGTGGCGGGGGAGGGGCGCATTCACGCCTCGTATCTACACACGCATCCGGCGGCGAACGCCAGCGCGGTGGCCCGGTTCGTGTCACGCGCCGCCACCTAG
- the cobO gene encoding cob(I)yrinic acid a,c-diamide adenosyltransferase, with the protein MPQGQPLVVPEDGLTTKARRNAPILAVHTGAGKGKSTAAFGMALRAWHHGADVAVFQFVKSAKWRVGEESVFGELGKLHDEHGIGGSVQWHKMGSGWSWSRKSGTETDHAADAAAGWAEIARRLAAEEHGFYVLDEFTYPLKWGWVDVDEVVEVLRSRPGTQHVVITGRDAPQQLLDAADLVTEMTKIKHPMDQGRKGQRGIEW; encoded by the coding sequence ATGCCACAGGGACAACCGTTGGTGGTGCCAGAGGACGGGCTCACCACCAAGGCGCGGAGGAACGCACCGATACTGGCTGTGCACACGGGTGCCGGAAAAGGTAAGTCCACAGCCGCTTTTGGTATGGCGTTGCGGGCCTGGCATCACGGTGCCGACGTCGCTGTGTTCCAGTTCGTCAAGAGTGCGAAGTGGCGCGTCGGTGAGGAGTCGGTCTTCGGCGAGCTCGGCAAGCTGCACGACGAGCACGGGATCGGCGGCTCGGTGCAATGGCACAAGATGGGTTCAGGGTGGTCCTGGTCGCGTAAGTCGGGTACCGAGACCGACCACGCCGCCGATGCGGCCGCCGGATGGGCCGAGATCGCGCGGCGGCTGGCCGCGGAGGAACACGGCTTTTACGTGCTCGACGAGTTCACCTACCCGCTCAAGTGGGGGTGGGTGGATGTGGATGAAGTTGTCGAAGTACTTCGTTCCCGCCCCGGCACACAGCATGTGGTCATCACCGGACGCGACGCGCCACAACAGCTTCTGGATGCGGCCGACCTGGTGACCGAGATGACGAAGATCAAGCATCCGATGGACCAGGGCCGTAAGGGCCAACGCGGTATCGAATGGTAG
- a CDS encoding VWA domain-containing protein, with translation MASTTDVPGYPLSAIVGHDQLRLALVLSAVRPDIGGVLIRGEKGTAKSTAVRALTSVLRTVDGARLVELPIGATEDRVVGSLDLQKVLRDGEHAFSPGLLARADGGVLYVDEVNLLHDHLVDVILDAAAMGRVHVERDGVSHSYDARFVLIGTMNPEEGELRPQLLDRFGFAVDVHASRDVAVRAEVIRRRLAYEADPAGFVTRYASEEAELAARIADARRLLPRVVLPDAELQRVAALCAAFDVDGMRADLVVARAAVAHAAWRGAEVVGEPDIRVAAELALPHRRRRDPFDEPGLDPEQLDQAMRDSAPPQDHGPGNDDPDPDPDGPGGGTPEPSANPPKNDDSQQDSSAAPAPPRQSPAPSATFRAKTFRVPGVGMGAPGRRSAARNRTGKVIAPSSDEGFGVHVIGTLMSAAGRVTEPGRLPKPVLSDLQWAIREGREGNLVIFVVDASGSMAARQKMSAVSGATLSLLRDAYQRRDKVAVITFRGQQAATLLAPTSSTHIAGRKLQQFDTGGKTPLAQGLLAARDLVARERGRDPHRRALVVVLTDGRATGGPDPLGRTRRAAGMLRAEQVACVVIDCETSFVRMDLAVTLAQQLDAPVMQLDHLNADRLAGVVRGATAAA, from the coding sequence ATGGCTAGCACCACAGACGTTCCGGGGTATCCACTCAGTGCGATAGTCGGGCACGACCAGTTGCGGCTGGCACTCGTGCTTTCTGCGGTGCGCCCCGATATCGGTGGAGTGCTCATTCGTGGAGAGAAGGGCACTGCCAAGTCGACGGCGGTTCGTGCGTTGACGTCAGTGCTGCGGACGGTCGATGGTGCGCGACTGGTCGAGCTACCGATCGGCGCGACCGAGGATCGGGTGGTCGGATCCCTCGACCTGCAAAAGGTCTTGCGCGATGGCGAACACGCTTTCTCCCCAGGGCTTCTGGCGCGTGCCGACGGCGGCGTGCTCTACGTGGACGAGGTCAACCTGCTGCATGACCATCTCGTTGACGTGATCCTCGATGCGGCGGCGATGGGCCGGGTGCATGTCGAGCGTGATGGCGTATCTCATTCCTACGATGCGCGATTCGTACTGATCGGCACCATGAATCCCGAAGAGGGGGAGCTGCGCCCGCAGCTGCTCGACCGTTTCGGATTCGCGGTCGATGTACATGCCTCACGCGATGTGGCGGTGCGCGCCGAGGTCATCCGCAGGCGCCTTGCGTACGAGGCTGACCCGGCGGGGTTCGTGACGCGCTACGCATCCGAGGAGGCCGAGCTGGCGGCGCGGATTGCCGACGCCCGGCGCCTGCTGCCGCGAGTCGTCCTGCCTGACGCTGAGCTACAGCGTGTCGCGGCGTTGTGCGCGGCCTTCGATGTGGATGGGATGCGTGCCGATCTGGTGGTGGCGCGTGCCGCCGTCGCGCATGCGGCATGGCGTGGTGCCGAGGTGGTCGGCGAGCCCGATATCCGGGTGGCCGCCGAGTTGGCACTGCCTCACAGGCGGCGCCGGGACCCGTTCGACGAACCCGGCCTGGATCCCGAACAGCTCGACCAGGCGATGCGCGATAGCGCGCCGCCGCAGGATCACGGCCCCGGCAACGACGATCCGGATCCCGATCCGGACGGCCCCGGTGGCGGCACGCCGGAACCTTCCGCGAACCCGCCCAAAAACGATGATTCACAGCAGGATTCGTCAGCGGCGCCGGCGCCGCCGCGGCAGAGCCCGGCGCCTTCTGCGACCTTTCGTGCGAAGACATTTCGGGTGCCCGGCGTCGGTATGGGGGCCCCGGGACGACGCTCGGCCGCACGCAACCGCACCGGCAAGGTCATCGCCCCGAGCTCCGATGAGGGATTCGGGGTACACGTAATCGGCACGCTGATGTCCGCGGCTGGCCGGGTGACCGAACCCGGCAGGCTGCCCAAACCGGTGCTGTCCGATCTACAGTGGGCCATCAGGGAAGGCCGCGAAGGCAATCTGGTGATTTTCGTAGTCGATGCGTCCGGGTCGATGGCGGCACGTCAGAAGATGTCGGCGGTCAGTGGTGCCACCTTGTCGCTGCTGCGTGATGCGTATCAGCGACGCGACAAGGTTGCGGTCATCACCTTCCGCGGTCAGCAGGCGGCCACGCTGCTGGCGCCGACGAGCTCGACGCATATCGCGGGGCGCAAGCTGCAGCAGTTCGATACTGGCGGCAAAACACCGCTGGCACAAGGACTTTTGGCGGCTCGGGATTTAGTGGCCCGTGAGCGAGGCCGCGATCCGCATCGCCGCGCGCTCGTGGTGGTGCTCACCGATGGCCGGGCTACCGGCGGGCCGGATCCGTTGGGCCGGACGCGTCGAGCCGCAGGGATGTTGCGCGCCGAGCAGGTTGCGTGTGTGGTGATCGATTGCGAGACCTCTTTCGTGAGAATGGATCTGGCAGTCACACTGGCCCAGCAGCTTGATGCGCCGGTGATGCAGTTGGATCATCTGAACGCCGACCGGCTTGCCGGCGTGGTGCGCGGCGCCACTGCCGCCGCGTGA
- a CDS encoding GNAT family N-acetyltransferase → MSTGWSWSADLDAATLYGLLRLRAEAFIVGQNCAYQDLDGRDLEPETRHFWIKNENGDVVSGLRVLADPGGSGFWIGRVCTAAHERGRGHAAHLVRAVLTEIDGARCRLNAQAHLKDMYGKLGFVVSGDEFLEDEIAHVPMTWMAGNG, encoded by the coding sequence GTGAGTACGGGGTGGTCCTGGTCCGCTGACCTGGACGCCGCGACACTCTACGGACTGCTGCGGTTGCGTGCCGAAGCATTCATTGTCGGCCAGAACTGCGCCTATCAGGATCTCGATGGTCGTGATCTCGAACCAGAGACCCGGCACTTCTGGATCAAGAACGAGAACGGCGATGTCGTCAGCGGCCTGCGCGTGCTCGCGGATCCTGGCGGATCGGGTTTCTGGATCGGGCGGGTGTGTACGGCGGCGCACGAGCGTGGCCGCGGGCATGCGGCGCACCTGGTGCGTGCGGTACTGACAGAGATCGACGGCGCACGCTGTCGTTTGAATGCGCAGGCACACCTGAAGGACATGTATGGCAAGCTGGGATTCGTGGTCTCCGGTGATGAATTCCTCGAGGACGAGATTGCGCACGTGCCCATGACCTGGATGGCCGGAAATGGCTAG
- the mqo gene encoding malate dehydrogenase (quinone), whose protein sequence is MSKAQVEQTDVALIGSGIMSATLSALLRLVEPDLSITLIERLDAAASESSDPWNNAGTGHSALCELNYTPQKADGSIDITKAITVNEQFQVSRQFWAYAVENGVLPDVRGFLNPIPHVSYVHGADKVEFLRKRHDALVGNPLFAKMEFINDDDEFARRLPLMAAGRDFSDPVGLNWSQDGTDVDFGELSKQLVGFGVRTGTNAIFGVEVRNISRESDGGWLLKLVNGRTGEKRKLKAKFVFVGAGGGALGLLQKAGIPEAKGFGGFPVSGAFLRTNNTDLTEGHKAKVYGFPPLGAPPMSAPHLDTRVINGKEWLLFGPFAGWSPKFLKMGKITDLPSTVKPNNLASMIGVGLTEFGLVNFLLSQLRLTPDDRIDMLREFAPKAQRSDWELITAGQRVQVIRPAKGKGGALEFGTMVLNSADGSIAGLLGASPGASTAVPAMLDVMQRCFPDRFANWMPKLKEMIPSLGISLSDEPSLFGEVWDWGTQVLGLEQ, encoded by the coding sequence GTGTCAAAAGCGCAGGTGGAGCAGACAGACGTTGCCCTGATTGGGTCAGGGATCATGAGCGCGACGCTCAGCGCCTTGCTGCGATTGGTCGAACCGGACCTGTCGATCACCTTGATCGAGCGCCTTGATGCGGCCGCCAGCGAAAGCAGCGACCCGTGGAACAACGCGGGTACCGGGCACTCGGCGCTCTGCGAGCTCAACTACACGCCGCAGAAGGCAGATGGCTCGATCGACATCACCAAGGCCATCACCGTCAACGAGCAGTTCCAGGTGTCGCGCCAGTTCTGGGCCTACGCCGTTGAGAACGGTGTGCTGCCCGACGTCCGCGGATTCCTCAACCCCATCCCGCATGTGAGCTACGTGCACGGAGCCGACAAGGTCGAGTTCCTTCGTAAGCGCCACGATGCGTTGGTCGGCAACCCGCTGTTCGCGAAGATGGAGTTCATCAACGACGACGACGAGTTCGCGCGCCGACTGCCGCTCATGGCCGCCGGACGCGATTTCTCCGATCCGGTGGGATTGAACTGGAGCCAGGACGGCACCGATGTCGACTTCGGTGAGCTGTCAAAGCAGCTGGTGGGCTTCGGAGTCCGTACCGGTACCAACGCGATTTTCGGTGTCGAGGTCCGCAACATCAGCCGTGAGAGCGACGGTGGATGGCTTCTCAAGCTGGTCAACGGTCGTACGGGCGAGAAGCGCAAGCTCAAGGCCAAGTTCGTATTCGTCGGCGCCGGTGGTGGAGCTCTGGGTCTGCTGCAGAAGGCCGGAATCCCCGAAGCCAAGGGCTTCGGCGGGTTCCCGGTGAGTGGTGCCTTCTTGCGCACCAACAACACAGATCTCACCGAGGGACACAAGGCCAAGGTGTACGGCTTCCCGCCGCTCGGTGCCCCGCCGATGTCCGCGCCGCACCTGGACACTCGCGTGATCAACGGCAAGGAATGGCTGCTTTTCGGACCGTTCGCCGGGTGGTCGCCCAAGTTCCTGAAGATGGGCAAGATCACCGATCTGCCCTCGACGGTGAAGCCCAACAACCTGGCGTCGATGATCGGTGTGGGTCTGACGGAGTTCGGTCTGGTGAACTTCCTGCTGAGCCAGTTGCGTCTGACACCGGACGACCGAATCGACATGCTGCGTGAATTCGCGCCCAAGGCACAGCGTTCCGATTGGGAGCTGATCACCGCCGGGCAGCGCGTACAGGTTATTCGGCCGGCCAAGGGCAAGGGTGGTGCGCTCGAATTCGGGACCATGGTGCTCAATTCGGCCGACGGCAGCATCGCCGGCCTGCTCGGAGCGTCGCCGGGTGCCTCCACCGCGGTGCCCGCCATGCTCGACGTCATGCAGCGTTGCTTCCCCGACCGGTTCGCGAACTGGATGCCCAAGCTCAAGGAAATGATTCCGTCGCTCGGCATCAGCCTGTCGGACGAGCCGTCACTGTTCGGTGAGGTATGGGACTGGGGGACACAGGTTCTCGGCCTGGAGCAGTGA
- a CDS encoding alpha/beta hydrolase, with product MPVTWESDVLDGYLRKTIELGIDPDGEGVITATLVRPEIQPDTGRAVLMVHGYTDYFFHTELAEHFSARGYRFFALDLRKCGRSRRAHQTPHYISDLSLYDAELNAAVNIITGHSAGAPLLVYGHSAGGLIVSLWLNRLRVSTGLGDVSGLILNSPWLDLQGRPLLRSGGTTAAVKAISRFRAKQAIPLPHEGAYGASLHKDFHGEFDYNLEWKPVGGFPVRFGWISAIRRGHAELHRGLDVGVPNLILRSDRSLPGDVSAAAALHGDAVLDVQQIARWAGCIGNHQRVIPIPDAKHDVFLSVAEPRTRAYGELNSWLDWYEAGS from the coding sequence ATGCCCGTGACATGGGAATCCGATGTCCTCGATGGCTACCTTCGAAAAACCATTGAACTGGGCATTGACCCTGACGGCGAAGGTGTAATTACCGCCACACTGGTGCGGCCGGAAATTCAGCCGGATACCGGGCGCGCGGTGCTGATGGTGCACGGATATACCGACTACTTCTTCCACACCGAGCTTGCCGAACATTTCTCGGCTCGCGGCTATCGCTTCTTCGCGCTCGACTTGCGTAAATGCGGGCGTTCCCGGCGCGCTCACCAAACCCCGCACTACATCAGCGACCTATCGCTCTACGACGCCGAGCTCAACGCCGCGGTGAACATCATCACCGGACACAGCGCAGGTGCACCGCTGCTCGTGTACGGGCACTCCGCCGGCGGTCTGATCGTCTCGCTGTGGCTCAACCGTCTACGGGTGTCCACCGGCCTGGGCGATGTCTCGGGTCTCATCCTCAACAGCCCCTGGCTGGATCTTCAGGGCCGTCCTCTCCTCCGCAGCGGCGGCACCACTGCGGCCGTCAAGGCGATTTCGAGGTTCCGCGCCAAACAAGCGATTCCGCTTCCGCACGAAGGCGCATACGGAGCGAGCCTGCACAAGGATTTCCACGGAGAGTTCGACTACAACCTGGAATGGAAGCCGGTCGGCGGATTTCCGGTGCGGTTCGGGTGGATCAGTGCGATCCGGCGTGGGCACGCCGAACTACATCGCGGCCTGGACGTCGGGGTGCCCAACCTGATCCTGCGCTCGGACCGCAGCCTCCCGGGCGACGTCAGCGCGGCGGCGGCACTGCACGGTGATGCGGTGCTGGATGTTCAGCAAATCGCGCGCTGGGCGGGATGCATCGGCAACCATCAACGGGTCATCCCGATCCCCGATGCCAAACACGATGTGTTCTTGTCGGTCGCGGAACCACGCACACGGGCCTACGGGGAGTTGAACTCCTGGCTGGACTGGTACGAGGCGGGCAGCTAG